A section of the Candidatus Paceibacterota bacterium genome encodes:
- a CDS encoding cation diffusion facilitator family transporter, with the protein MCHTHNHHDSTEPRRYTIVLLLAALIFIMEMFVGSRSHSLALVGDAWHVLADAGAIGLALGIALFVRNKEPHHVANIRKYGAYIQGGLLYYVCFWMFKEAIERLQAPKVLDLGWVITIATLGTVGNWLQHRIVTKDHGADNITKRALDVHILSDLAQSVAVVMGTLLIVWTKLPIIDPILSFGIAIWMSIWTTQIVRAAGKTQSHCCTHQH; encoded by the coding sequence ATGTGCCACACGCACAACCACCACGACAGTACAGAGCCTCGTCGCTATACCATTGTCCTTCTCTTGGCTGCCCTCATCTTCATCATGGAGATGTTCGTTGGCAGTCGCTCCCATAGTCTTGCGCTTGTCGGCGATGCCTGGCATGTTCTCGCGGACGCAGGAGCAATAGGGCTCGCACTCGGAATCGCGCTCTTTGTGCGTAACAAAGAGCCACATCACGTCGCGAACATCAGGAAGTATGGTGCATACATTCAAGGCGGACTGCTCTATTACGTCTGCTTCTGGATGTTCAAAGAGGCCATTGAGCGACTCCAAGCGCCGAAAGTCCTTGATCTCGGCTGGGTCATCACCATTGCCACTCTCGGCACAGTGGGCAACTGGCTGCAGCACCGCATTGTGACCAAAGATCACGGAGCTGACAATATCACCAAGCGCGCGCTCGACGTGCACATACTCTCCGATCTTGCACAGAGCGTTGCCGTCGTCATGGGTACGTTGCTCATCGTTTGGACCAAACTACCCATCATCGACCCAATCCTCTCCTTTGGCATTGCCATCTGGATGAGCATCTGGACGACACAAATCGTTCGCGCTGCAGGAAAAACTCAAAGTCACTGTTGCACACATCAACACTAG